A window from Molothrus ater isolate BHLD 08-10-18 breed brown headed cowbird chromosome 24, BPBGC_Mater_1.1, whole genome shotgun sequence encodes these proteins:
- the COL8A2 gene encoding collagen alpha-2(VIII) chain — protein sequence MLPDVVALPVMLGTLVMLMGPGSAAGGGVGGYAQVKYMQPMVKGPLGPPFREGKGQYLDMPPLLPMDLKGEPGPPGKPGPRGPPGPPGYPGKPGTGKPGMHGQPGPAGPPGFSGIGKPGIPGLPGKAGMKGMPGAKGEPGMRGEQGPRGLPGPPGLPGPAGLSVNGKPGPQGGPGLPGFRGEPGPKGEPGPRGERGMKGENGVGKPGLPGPRGNGGPPGPAGPPGPAGIGKPGLDGLPGAPGDKGDMGPPGGPGVTGEPGPVGPRGPPGIDGIGVPGVAGVPGIQGPMGPKGEPGIRGLPGLPGPTGYGKPGMPGLKGDRGQPGAQGAIGDKGEPGVDGEPGEPGPAGIIGPPGPPGSMGLPGKHGLPGPKGDVGPSGPPGMPGIRGDQGPNGFAGKPGVPGERGLPGSLGPPGPTGPKGEPGFIGLPGVPGLTGGPGPKGDGGIPGQPGLRGPSGIPGLQGPAGPMGPQGLPGLKGEPGLPGIPGEGKTGEPGLAGPIGPPGMPGTPGLNGPPGPPGPPGPPGAPGVLDETGIAGLHLPDGGVEGAVLGNGKPGKPQYGRGELAARIAPAFTAILTSPFPASGMPVKFDRTLYNGHNGYNPVTGIFTCPVSGIYYFAYHVHVKGTNVWVALYKNNVPATYTYDEYKKGYLDQASGSAVLELKENDQVWVQMPSDQANGLYSTEYIHSSFSGFLLCPT from the exons ATGCTGCCGGACGTCGTGGCGCTGCCGGTGATGCTGGGCACGCTGGTGATGCTGATGGGCCCCGGCtcggcggcgggaggcggcgtGGGGGGCTACGCTCAAGTCAAGTACatgcagcccatggtgaaggGACCCCTGGGACCCCCGTTCCGTGAAGGCAAAGGGCAGTACCTGG ACATGCCGCCACTGCTGCCCATGGACCTCAAAGGCGAGCCAGGACCGCCAGGGAAGCCTGGCCCTCGTGGACCTCCCGGGCCCCCCGGCTACCCTGGAAAACCGGGCACAGGGAAGCCAGGAATGCACGGCCAGCCTGGGCCTGCTGGGCCCCCGGGCTTCTCGGGCATTGGGAAACCGGGCATCCCAGGACTCCCCGGGAAGGCGGGTATGAAAGGGATGCCCGGAGCCAAGGGCGAGCCCGGCATGCGTGGGGAGCAAGGGCCGAGGGGACTGCCCGGCccgccggggctgcccgggccAGCCGGCCTCTCTGTCAATGGGAAGCCGGGTCCCCAGGGCGGCCCTGGCCTGCCCGGGTTTCGGGGAGAGCCTGGCCCGAAAGGAGAGCCGGGTCCCCGCGGAGAACGAGGGATGAAGGGTGAAAATGGCGTGGGGAAGCCAGGCTTACCGGGGCCCCGGGGCAACGGGGGCCCTCCCGGCCCTGCGGGGCCCCCCGGGCCCGCCGGCATTGGGAAGCCTGGCCTCGATGGGCTGCCGGGAGCGCCCGGGGACAAGGGCGACATGGGTCCCCCGGGCGGGCCGGGTGTCACCGGGGAGCCCGGCCCTGTGGGGCCGCGGGGACCGCCCGGGATCGATGGGATCGGTGTCCCGGGCGTCGCGGGGGTGCCGGGGATACAGGGCCCCATGGGACCGAAGGGAGAGCCCGGGATCCGCGGCCTCCCTGGCCTGCCAGGCCCCACGGGCTATGGGAAGCCGGGCATGCCCGGCCTGAAAGGAGACCGCGGGCAGCCCGGGGCACAGGGAGCCATCGGCGATAAGGGGGAGCCCGGCGTTGATGGCGAGCCGGGCGAGCCAGGCCCTGCCGGCATCATCGGCCCGCCGGGCCCGCCGGGGTCCATGGGGCTGCCGGGCAAGCACGGGCTGCCCGGCCCCAAGGGGGACGTGGGGCCGAGCGGGCCCCCGGGAATGCCGGGGATACGCGGCGACCAGGGCCCGAACGGCTTCGCGGGGAAGCCGGGGGTGCCGGGAGAAAGGGGCCTGCCCGGGTCACTGGGACCTCCCGGCCCAACGGGCCCCAAAGGTGAACCGGGGTTCATCGGCCTTCCGGGGGTGCCTGGATTAACGGGCGGCCCCGGGCCCAAAGGGGACGGTGGgatcccagggcagccagggctgaggggccCCTCCGGCATCCCGGGATTGCAAGGACCTGCTGGCCCCATGGGGCCTCAGGGGCTACCAGGCCTGAAAGGGGAGCCTGGGCTCCCTGGCATTCCCGGCGAGGGGAAGACCGGCGAGCCTGGCCTGGCCGGACCCATCGGCCCACCCGGAATGCCAGGAACACCGGGGCTGAACGGGCCACCAGGGCCACCGGGGCCACCTGGGCCACCAGGAGCGCCAGGAGTGCTGGACGAGACGGGCATCGCGGGGCTGCACCTGCCGGACGGTGGCGtggagggggctgtgctgggcaacGGGAAGCCGGGCAAGCCACAGTACGGCCGAGGAGAGCTCGCTGCCCGCATCGCGCCGGCCTTCACTGCCATCCTCACCTCCCCCTTCCCCGCATCCGGCATGCCCGTCAAGTTTGACCGGACCTTGTACAACGGGCACAATGGCTACAACCCGGTCACCGGGATCTTCACCTGCCCCGTATCCGGAATCTACTACTTTGCCTACCACGTGCACGTTAAAGGGACCAACGTTTGGGTGGCTCTGTATAAGAACAACGTGCCGGCCACCTACACCTACGATGAGTACAAAAAGGGGTACCTGGACCAGGCCTCGGGCAGTGCCGTGCTTGAACTCAAGGAGAACGACCAGGTCTGGGTACAGATGCCCTCGGACCAGGCCAATGGGCTGTACTCCACGGAATACATCCACTCCTCCTTCTCCGggttcctgctctgccccacatAA
- the ADPRS gene encoding ADP-ribosylhydrolase ARH3: MAAAGPASGAGRLPARPRPGLARFRGCLAGALLGDCLGAVFEGRSVVKLPELLSFLKGLEPAPPEEGGEAAGSARGESLPYTDDTAMSRSVVQSLLAKQEFDEVDMAKRFAEEYKKEPNRGYGMAVVNVFKKLLSPKCSDVFEPARAQFNGKGSYGNGGAMRVAGIPLVYSDIQDVKKFAKLSAELTHANSLGYNGAILQALAVHLALQEGLSRETFLEQLISHMEHVEADDKSLSDARALGFEDLPFSRRLKKIKEFLELSSVPKADVLFELGNGIAALRSVPTAIYSFLRCMDADPDIPEHYNALQRTIIYCISLGGDTDTIATMAGAIAGAYYGEEQVPPSWEQSCEAFQETQRMAKSLYELYCQRL; encoded by the exons ATGGCGGCCGCGGGTCCGGCCTCAGGCGCCGGGCGGCTCCCGGCTCGTCCCCGGCCCGGCCTCGCTCGGTTCCGGGGCTGCTTAGCCGGGGCGTTGTTAGGGGATTGCCTGGGAGCTGTTTTCGAAGGCAGGAGCGTCGTGAAGCTGCCGGAGCTGCTGAGTTTCCTCAAAGGGCTGGAACCGGCGCCGcctgaggagggaggggaggcggCGGGGAGCGCACGTGGAG AGTCGCTGCCCTACACGGACGACACGGCCATGAGCAGGTCGGTGGTGCAGTCACTGCTGGCCAAGCAGGAGTTTGATGAGGTTGACATGGCCAAGAG GTTTGCTGAGGAGTACAAGAAGGAACCCAACAGGGGCTATGGGATGGCCGTGGTCAACGTCTTCAAGAAGCTCCTGAGCCCCAAGTGCAGCGACGTGTTTGAGCCTGCGAGAGCTCAGTTCAACGGGAAGGGCTCCTACGGGAACGGCGGCGCCATGAGGGTGGCCGGCATCCCCCTCGTCTACTCCGACATCCAGGATGTCAAGAAG TTTGCGAAGCTGAGCGCGGAGCTGACCCACGCCAACTCCCTGGGCTACAATGGGGCCATCCTGCAGGCCCTGGCTGTgcacctggcactgcaggaagggctcagcagggaaaccttcctggagcagctcatcAGCCACATGGAGCACGTGGAGGCAGATGACAAGTCTCTCAGTGATGCCCGAGC GCTGGGATTTGAGGATTTGCCATTTTCCAGGCGTCTCAAGAAAATCAAGGAATTTTTGGAGCTCAGCAGTGTTCCCAAAGCAGATGTATTGTTTGAGTTGG GCAATGGCATCGCTGCGCTGCGCTCCGTCCCCACTGCCATTTACTCCTTCCTGCGCTGCATGGACGCTGATCCTGACATTCCTGAGCACTACAACGCCCTGCAGAGAACCATCATCTACTGCATCTCCCTGGGGGGGGACACGGACACCATCGCCACCATGGCGGGGGCCATCGCCGGCGCCTACTACGGGGAGGAGCAGGTGCCCCcgagctgggagcagagctgtgaggctTTCCAGGAGACCCAGAGGATGGCCAAGAGCCTCTATGAACTCTACTGCCAGCGGCTCTGA
- the TEKT2 gene encoding tektin-2, whose product MASLSVKPGQRFTLPDWKNNSLLISADAEQQRFNSHHIRQEGRVLRNDTGNQAKWDEHNSRTHLKDRITTVDKWREDLAKCLKDLDLEIDALSKVKEAAENAIQAKNLCLDVAIECLTFRESRRDIDVVRDPVEEELHKEVKVIEKTKKELQQRVDDAFRQLCLLKEARQQLSCDHRHKVEALELDRQCMSFNPTSGNISFKVNPTRIPDGTTALSEWELNSRCNKERAEAEMRASVDLRGAITLTIAQTNNELDAQRIATEFALRKRMRDMEAALSELRWQEKNTLEEIAEMEEEIRQLEEDIKKRTLDLKVAHTRLETRTYRPHIELCRDQAQFGLTDEVQQLEGMIRALQQKRTESQDALDALYRQLHRIQTDIGYKTNSLQLDNKCMDTRRKLVVPVEKFDPEVDAVSRTRNLPRESQLELA is encoded by the exons ATGGCCTCGCTGAGTGTAAAGCCAGGCCAGCGCTTCACCTTGCCGGACTGGAAGAACAACTCCCTCCTCATCTCGGCAGACGCCGAACAGCAGCGTTTTAATTCCCACCACATCCGGCAGGAAGGACGAGTTCTCCGCAATGACACCGGCAACCAG GCAAAATGGGATGAGCACAACAGCCGAACCCACCTCAAAGATCGTATCACCACCGTGGACAAATGGAGAGAGGACCTGGCCAAATGCCTCAAAGACCTAGACTTGGAAATTGATGCCTTAAGCAAA gtgaaggaagcagcagaaaatgccaTCCAGGCAAAGAACTTGTGTTTGGATGTTGCCATTGAGTGCCTGACATTCCGTGAGAGCCGTCGTGACATCGATGTGGTGAGGGATCCTGTGGAAGAGGAATTACACAAAGAGGTGAAGGTGATTGAGAAAACCAagaaagagctgcagcagcgaGTGGATGATGCCTTCAGACAGCTCTG CCTCTTAAAGGAAGCTCgtcagcagctgagctgtgaccACCGGCACAAGGTGGAAGCGTTGGAGCTCGATCGGCAGTGCATGTCCTTCAACCCCACCTCTGGCAACATCTCCTTCAAGGTCAACCCAACACGGATCCCAGATGG AACAACTGCACTTAGTGAGTGGGAGCTGAACAGCCGGTGCAACAAGGAGCGTGCTGAGGCAGAAATGAGAGCCTCAGTTGATCTCCGAGGAGCAATCACACTTACCATTGCCCAG ACAAACAATGAGCTGGATGCTCAGCGTATAGCTACAGAGTTTGCactgaggaagaggatgagagaCATGGAAGCAGCCCTTAGTGAGCTGAGATGGCAGGAGAAGAAT ACCTTGGAGGAGATTGCTGAGATGGAGGAGGAGATCCGACAGTTGGAGGAAGATATCAAGAAGAGAACCCTGGATCTGAAAGTGGCTCACACGCGCCTGGAGACGCGCACGTACCGGCCCCACATCGAGCTGTGTCGGGACCAG gctcaGTTTGGACTGACAGATGAggtccagcagctggaggggatGATCCGTGCACTCCAGCAGAAGAGGACAGAGTCACA GGATGCCTTGGATGCTCTTTACAGACAACTCCACCGCATTCAGACCGATATTGGCTACAAAACCAattctctgcagctggacaaCAAGTGCATGGACACCCGGAGAAAACTCGTGGTCCCTGTGGAGAAGTTTGACCCAGAGGTCGACGCTGTCAGCCGCACCAGGAACCTGCCGAGGGAAagtcagctggagctggcttAG